A genomic stretch from Spirochaetota bacterium includes:
- a CDS encoding tetratricopeptide repeat protein, protein MKKVMLILLLIFVLPVAAQEKRTMQQEADDKKFQQGLFFISVNEHQKALNEFYEYLDIYIDGLHRAKAYRFIAAIYFDNSQYTKAITIYKRLFEEFPLTDDGIYSLFQIGICYNKMGFEDDAVKAFTQLIKEYPDSNYAKDAATMLELLKIAND, encoded by the coding sequence ATGAAAAAGGTAATGTTGATACTGCTATTAATTTTTGTTTTGCCTGTGGCAGCTCAAGAAAAAAGAACTATGCAGCAAGAAGCTGATGATAAAAAGTTTCAACAAGGGTTGTTTTTTATATCTGTTAATGAGCACCAGAAAGCCCTGAACGAATTTTATGAATATTTAGATATTTATATTGACGGATTGCACAGGGCAAAAGCATATCGCTTTATAGCAGCTATATATTTTGATAATTCGCAATATACAAAGGCTATCACTATTTATAAACGTCTTTTTGAGGAATTTCCCTTGACGGATGACGGCATATATAGCCTTTTTCAGATTGGAATATGTTACAACAAAATGGGTTTTGAAGATGATGCAGTAAAGGCGTTTACCCAGCTCATAAAAGAATATCCTGATTCAAATTATGCAAAAGATGCTGCTACAATGCTTGAACTTTTAAAGATTGCTAATGATTAA